A part of Dehalogenimonas sp. W genomic DNA contains:
- a CDS encoding CBS domain-containing protein — MNQVLLVRDVYLLHGTASLIADQDTTLERLINIYATNPSVRGVFLIDEDKKFAGMVSRLAIQKWAEYQLFGKWRNEGSYSQISELVTSIKAKDLAHGSRRSFGLKENDRLEDAFQRMMDLGEDILPVVDDDGQVIGDLRLSEVLLKAIEAGHSELNRPEE; from the coding sequence ATGAACCAGGTACTGCTGGTAAGAGATGTTTATCTGCTCCACGGCACGGCCAGTCTTATTGCGGATCAGGACACGACTCTTGAGCGCCTGATTAATATTTATGCCACGAACCCGTCAGTCCGGGGCGTGTTTTTAATTGATGAAGATAAGAAATTTGCCGGCATGGTATCCCGGCTGGCTATTCAGAAATGGGCGGAATACCAGCTTTTCGGTAAATGGCGCAACGAAGGTTCCTACTCCCAGATCAGTGAGCTGGTTACCTCAATTAAAGCGAAGGATCTGGCGCATGGCAGCCGGCGGTCCTTCGGCCTCAAAGAAAACGACCGACTTGAAGACGCCTTTCAACGCATGATGGACCTCGGCGAGGACATTCTGCCGGTAGTTGATGACGACGGCCAGGTCATCGGGGACTTACGGTTGTCGGAAGTGCTGCTCAAAGCCATTGAAGCCGGACACAGCGAACTCAACCGACCGGAAGAGTAG
- a CDS encoding response regulator transcription factor, with translation MNNQDEATVHDLAKLALGEAAASIRVFLVDDHPIVRTGLKTLLREEPNMDWVGESEGNWEAIKMIEELSPDVVVVDSELTEIDTMEIARAVSANSPSTAVVVLTSRGDEYSLAQALQYEVAGFITRESSKALIAIAIRAAAAGGGIWDRNLLYRAIRLLRLPTRMQEVSNDTQEITSADIIVQQLSPREMSTLRLVSDGLTNKEIAIKLSCSESAVKGYVTRIMNKLNVTNRTQIALKSSQLNII, from the coding sequence ATGAATAATCAAGACGAAGCGACAGTCCACGATCTAGCTAAGTTGGCACTGGGTGAAGCCGCGGCGTCCATCCGTGTTTTCCTGGTGGATGACCACCCGATTGTCCGCACCGGCCTCAAGACTCTTTTAAGAGAAGAACCTAATATGGACTGGGTTGGCGAATCCGAAGGTAACTGGGAAGCCATCAAGATGATTGAAGAACTTTCTCCGGATGTGGTGGTGGTGGACAGCGAACTGACCGAGATTGACACCATGGAAATCGCCCGGGCGGTGAGCGCTAATTCGCCATCAACCGCGGTGGTGGTATTAACCAGCCGAGGTGATGAATACAGCCTGGCCCAGGCGCTGCAATACGAGGTCGCCGGTTTTATTACCCGGGAAAGCTCCAAGGCCCTGATTGCCATTGCCATCCGCGCCGCAGCCGCCGGCGGCGGTATCTGGGACCGCAACCTGCTGTACCGGGCGATCCGACTTTTAAGGCTGCCCACCAGGATGCAGGAAGTATCCAACGATACCCAGGAGATTACCAGCGCTGATATCATTGTCCAACAGCTCAGCCCGCGCGAGATGAGCACCCTGCGCCTGGTTTCCGACGGCCTGACCAATAAGGAAATCGCCATCAAATTAAGCTGTTCTGAGTCAGCGGTTAAGGGCTACGTCACCCGCATCATGAACAAGCTGAACGTGACCAACCGTACTCAGATTGCCCTCAAATCTTCTCAATTAAACATCATCTAA
- the cysK gene encoding cysteine synthase A yields MAGKIEKLSYKSIQIPSLTRGIARDITETIGNTPLVRLNRIVGDAGAEVAVKLESFNPLHSVKDRLGVAMLLTAEEKGLINKDTVIIEPTSGNTGIALAFTAAAKGYKLILTMPETMSVERRQLLAIFGAQVVLTPGAEGMKGAIKKAEELAAENPNSFIPQQFKNLANPEIHRLTTAEEIWRDTEGRVDTLVAGVGTGGTITGVSDVLKKRKPGFHTIAVEPTLSPVLSGGAPGPHKIQGIGAGFVPDIYQKELVDEVVQVTNEDAGDTARRLAREEGILVGISSGAAAWAAIQVAKRPENKGKLIVAVLPDTGERYLSTWLFQGLTQDSPVI; encoded by the coding sequence ATGGCCGGCAAAATTGAAAAACTCAGTTACAAATCAATCCAGATTCCCAGCCTCACCCGGGGCATCGCCAGGGATATTACCGAAACCATCGGTAATACGCCGTTGGTCCGATTGAATAGAATTGTCGGCGATGCCGGCGCTGAAGTGGCAGTCAAGCTTGAATCATTTAACCCCCTGCACAGTGTCAAGGATCGTCTGGGTGTGGCGATGTTGTTAACCGCTGAAGAAAAGGGCCTTATCAACAAGGATACGGTGATTATAGAACCAACCAGCGGCAATACCGGTATTGCGCTGGCTTTCACTGCGGCCGCCAAAGGCTATAAATTGATTCTGACCATGCCGGAGACCATGTCGGTTGAACGACGGCAGCTTTTGGCTATTTTCGGTGCCCAGGTGGTGTTGACCCCAGGTGCTGAGGGCATGAAAGGCGCCATTAAAAAGGCAGAGGAACTGGCCGCTGAAAACCCCAATTCATTTATTCCGCAACAATTTAAAAATCTGGCCAATCCAGAGATCCACCGGTTGACGACGGCCGAGGAAATATGGCGGGACACCGAGGGCCGGGTGGATACTCTTGTCGCCGGTGTCGGCACCGGCGGAACCATCACCGGAGTGTCTGATGTGTTGAAGAAACGCAAGCCCGGCTTTCACACCATAGCCGTGGAACCGACGCTGTCACCAGTTCTCTCAGGCGGGGCGCCCGGCCCCCACAAGATTCAGGGTATCGGGGCGGGTTTTGTGCCGGATATTTACCAAAAAGAGTTGGTTGACGAAGTAGTGCAGGTAACGAATGAAGATGCCGGCGATACCGCCAGACGACTGGCACGGGAAGAGGGTATTTTGGTCGGCATATCCTCCGGCGCCGCGGCCTGGGCGGCCATTCAGGTGGCCAAAAGGCCAGAAAACAAAGGCAAACTTATCGTAGCTGTTCTGCCGGACACAGGGGAACGTTATTTAAGCACCTGGTTGTTCCAGGGACTGACGCAGGATTCACCGGTAATATAG
- a CDS encoding reductive dehalogenase: MSKFHSTISRREFMKGIGLAGAGLGAAAVVAPNFHDLDEVTSSSAQFKHPWYVKEREYDDPTLEIDWNVFERVDRTRKVLGSRFPLTATNGTHATLHPEIAKYRAMKQEENRDIEYMKEKFPSYQGPSLRDYSLTGASGASRKLPSPNYIGEMDGVNIPSPADRGLAKWQGTPEENLQTITNAFKFFGATRVRVMELTDKGKKLVYKNSTGGKPYNFKDADQPEETDSEYVIPNTARYLINYACLEATDHVRQAPAPTYSGYCHGNKVRNNVHYFLGSMGFMHIEAGGFTPAAGVGAFAGTTEHSRSAMLGTSYSHGNLFRWMGRIITDMPLTPTKPIDAGIARFCIDCMTCAHSCPYESMPLGEQRWDHENPEEEAIQNYIPGFKGWRLFNFRCPRCKNCHGACVFNGGNEAIIHNIVRTTQAITPIFNGFFADMETAFGYGTRNPDDWWQREVPTFQFDPTYLY, from the coding sequence ATGTCCAAATTCCATTCCACTATCAGCCGCCGCGAATTCATGAAAGGCATCGGCCTCGCCGGTGCCGGCCTGGGTGCTGCCGCAGTGGTTGCCCCCAATTTCCATGACCTGGATGAGGTAACCAGTTCGTCAGCTCAGTTCAAACATCCCTGGTACGTTAAGGAACGTGAGTATGACGATCCTACTCTGGAAATTGACTGGAACGTCTTTGAGCGCGTTGACCGCACCCGTAAAGTCTTAGGTTCCAGATTCCCCCTGACGGCCACCAACGGTACTCATGCCACCCTGCATCCGGAAATCGCCAAGTACCGCGCCATGAAGCAGGAGGAGAACCGCGATATTGAGTACATGAAGGAGAAATTCCCCTCCTACCAGGGTCCGAGTCTGCGGGATTATTCACTTACTGGAGCTAGTGGCGCTTCCAGAAAACTACCTTCTCCAAACTATATCGGAGAAATGGATGGAGTTAATATTCCCAGCCCAGCAGACCGTGGTTTGGCTAAATGGCAGGGTACTCCCGAAGAGAACCTGCAAACCATCACCAACGCCTTCAAGTTCTTCGGCGCCACCCGTGTCCGCGTCATGGAACTGACCGACAAAGGCAAGAAGCTAGTCTATAAAAACTCCACCGGAGGCAAGCCCTATAATTTCAAGGATGCCGACCAACCGGAAGAAACCGACTCGGAATATGTCATCCCCAATACCGCCAGATACCTTATCAATTACGCTTGTCTGGAGGCGACCGACCACGTCCGCCAGGCCCCGGCACCAACCTATTCCGGTTACTGTCACGGCAACAAAGTCAGAAATAATGTCCACTACTTCCTGGGTTCCATGGGCTTCATGCATATTGAAGCCGGCGGCTTCACCCCCGCAGCCGGTGTCGGCGCTTTTGCCGGGACCACCGAGCATTCCCGCTCCGCTATGCTGGGCACCTCTTACAGCCACGGTAACCTGTTCCGCTGGATGGGCCGCATCATCACCGATATGCCGCTGACTCCCACCAAGCCTATTGATGCCGGCATCGCCCGCTTCTGCATTGACTGCATGACCTGCGCTCATTCCTGCCCTTACGAAAGCATGCCGCTGGGTGAACAGCGCTGGGATCACGAGAATCCGGAAGAGGAAGCTATCCAGAACTATATCCCCGGCTTCAAGGGCTGGAGGCTATTCAACTTCCGTTGCCCACGCTGCAAAAACTGCCACGGCGCCTGCGTGTTCAACGGCGGTAATGAGGCCATTATTCACAATATAGTTAGAACCACCCAGGCCATCACGCCTATCTTCAATGGCTTCTTCGCCGACATGGAAACAGCCTTCGGATACGGTACCCGCAACCCGGATGACTGGTGGCAGAGAGAAGTTCCCACCTTCCAGTTTGACCCGACTTATCTCTACTAA
- a CDS encoding sigma factor-like helix-turn-helix DNA-binding protein, protein MQNYQTDTRKRNREIFEYHQAHPEVNLAELGEQYGLSQQRVSQLIRSQLCRILIKRRNQMLVRYYDRYVITGEGVPGELFALTRPKQYYRVQQAVRKMTCLVCPVKTVPVIEGINDNGNQR, encoded by the coding sequence ATGCAAAATTACCAAACCGACACCCGAAAAAGAAACCGCGAGATATTTGAATACCATCAGGCTCACCCCGAAGTAAATTTGGCTGAACTCGGAGAGCAATACGGCCTCTCCCAGCAGCGCGTCTCCCAACTGATCCGCTCTCAGCTCTGCCGTATTCTTATCAAGCGCCGTAACCAGATGCTGGTGCGTTATTATGACCGCTATGTGATCACCGGCGAGGGCGTGCCGGGTGAGCTTTTTGCTTTAACCCGGCCAAAACAATACTACCGCGTACAGCAAGCCGTCAGGAAAATGACCTGTCTGGTGTGTCCGGTAAAAACCGTCCCGGTCATTGAAGGGATAAACGACAATGGAAACCAAAGATAG
- a CDS encoding PLP-dependent aspartate aminotransferase family protein — MNLDTTVIHAGDRPDRHYGALSVPIYQTSSFVFEDVGKTRGYDYTRSGNPTRKVLEDTIARLEGGHAGFACATGMAAIATVLHLLKAGDHVISGDDIYGGTFRLFESVMSRFGIEVSFVCLRDKAALEAAVRPNTRMIWLETPSNPLLNITDLEMVVAVAKSRHILTVLDNTFASPVFLQPVSFGIDLVVHSTTKYLNGHCDVVGGAIVTTTPELSERVGFMVNALGVGEAPFDAWLVLRGIETLPLRMERHQENSLAVARFLKEQPVVEQVYYPGLPEHPGHEIAKKQMTGFGGVVSFEVKGGLEAASNVLRRLRLFALAESLGGAASLAEHPATMSHASMSAEHRERVGIKDNLIRLSIGLEHPDDLIADLQQAL; from the coding sequence ATGAATCTGGATACCACCGTCATCCATGCCGGCGACCGGCCGGATCGTCATTACGGCGCCTTATCGGTCCCCATCTATCAGACTTCGTCCTTCGTGTTTGAGGATGTCGGCAAGACCCGCGGTTATGACTATACCCGCTCCGGCAATCCGACCCGCAAGGTGCTGGAAGACACCATCGCCCGCCTGGAAGGCGGGCATGCCGGATTTGCCTGTGCTACGGGCATGGCGGCCATCGCCACCGTGCTACATCTGCTCAAGGCCGGCGACCACGTTATCTCCGGTGACGACATTTACGGCGGGACCTTTCGCCTGTTTGAAAGTGTCATGAGCCGCTTCGGGATTGAGGTCTCGTTTGTCTGTCTGAGGGATAAAGCAGCGCTTGAAGCCGCCGTCCGACCGAATACCCGGATGATCTGGCTGGAGACGCCGTCTAATCCATTACTCAATATTACAGATTTGGAGATGGTAGTAGCAGTGGCTAAGTCGCGGCATATCCTGACCGTGCTGGATAATACCTTTGCCTCACCGGTTTTCTTACAACCGGTTTCTTTCGGCATTGACCTGGTCGTCCATTCCACCACCAAGTATCTTAATGGTCATTGCGATGTGGTCGGTGGCGCTATTGTGACCACTACCCCGGAATTGTCGGAACGCGTGGGGTTCATGGTCAATGCTCTGGGGGTAGGGGAAGCGCCCTTTGACGCCTGGCTGGTGTTGCGGGGAATTGAGACTCTGCCGCTCCGGATGGAGCGGCATCAGGAAAACAGTCTGGCCGTTGCCCGGTTTCTCAAGGAACAGCCCGTCGTTGAGCAGGTCTATTATCCGGGACTGCCGGAGCACCCCGGCCATGAAATTGCCAAAAAGCAGATGACCGGCTTCGGCGGCGTCGTATCCTTTGAGGTCAAAGGCGGTCTGGAAGCAGCCTCAAATGTCTTACGGCGCCTGCGGCTATTCGCGCTGGCGGAGTCGTTGGGCGGCGCGGCGTCGCTGGCGGAACACCCGGCGACCATGAGTCATGCCTCTATGTCCGCCGAACACCGGGAGCGTGTCGGCATCAAGGACAATTTAATCAGGTTGTCAATCGGTCTGGAACACCCTGATGATCTGATTGCTGATTTGCAGCAAGCGTTGTAG
- a CDS encoding reductive dehalogenase codes for MSNFHSTISRREFMKGIGLAGVGLGAAAAVAPAWHDLDEVTSSSPAFKHPWYVKEREYDDPTLEIDWNVFERVDRTRTVLGQRFPLTATNGTHATLHPEIAAYRAKKTEENRDIEYMKAKFPSYQGPSLRDYALSGASSATDKLGTPDFLGVSKNFTPQGPEDRGLPKWQGTPEENLQTITNAFKFFGATRVRVMELTEKSKKLVYKNEGNGKPYNFKDVDAPEVTATENVIPNKAKYVILYSCLEATDYVRQAPAPTYSGYCHGRKVCNNVHYFMGTMGFMHIEAGGFTPAAGVGAFAGTTEHSRSAMLGTSYSHGNLFRWMGRIITDMPLSPTKPIDAGIARFCVDCMTCAHSCPYESMPLGEKRWDHESPEEEKLQNYIPGFKGWRLFNFRCPRCKNCHGACVFNGGNEAIIHAVVRGTQAVTPIFNGFFADMEEAFGYGTRNPDNWWTHDVPTFQFDPTYLY; via the coding sequence ATGTCTAATTTTCATTCCACAATCAGCCGCCGCGAATTTATGAAGGGTATCGGCCTGGCCGGTGTCGGCTTAGGGGCCGCAGCAGCCGTTGCCCCCGCATGGCACGACCTAGACGAAGTTACCAGTTCGTCCCCCGCCTTCAAGCACCCCTGGTACGTTAAAGAACGTGAGTATGACGATCCAACCCTGGAAATTGATTGGAACGTGTTTGAGCGCGTTGACCGCACTCGCACCGTTTTAGGTCAACGATTCCCCCTGACGGCCACCAACGGGACTCATGCCACCCTGCATCCGGAAATTGCCGCTTATCGCGCCAAAAAGACAGAGGAAAACCGCGACATTGAGTACATGAAGGCAAAATTCCCCTCCTATCAGGGTCCCAGCCTGCGGGATTACGCTTTATCCGGCGCTTCCAGCGCCACGGATAAATTGGGCACTCCCGATTTCCTGGGTGTATCCAAGAACTTCACTCCCCAGGGACCGGAAGACCGCGGCCTTCCCAAGTGGCAGGGCACCCCGGAAGAGAACCTGCAGACCATCACCAATGCCTTCAAGTTCTTCGGCGCCACCCGTGTCCGCGTCATGGAACTAACCGAAAAAAGCAAGAAACTGGTCTACAAGAATGAAGGTAATGGCAAACCGTACAACTTCAAGGACGTTGATGCTCCGGAAGTTACGGCTACCGAGAACGTAATCCCCAATAAAGCCAAATATGTCATTTTATACTCTTGTCTGGAAGCCACCGACTACGTCAGACAGGCTCCGGCACCCACCTACTCCGGTTATTGCCACGGCCGCAAGGTCTGCAATAACGTTCACTACTTCATGGGCACCATGGGTTTCATGCATATTGAAGCCGGCGGCTTTACTCCCGCGGCCGGTGTCGGCGCCTTTGCCGGCACCACCGAGCATTCCCGCTCCGCCATGCTGGGCACCTCCTACAGCCACGGCAACCTGTTCCGCTGGATGGGCCGCATCATCACCGATATGCCGCTGTCGCCCACCAAACCCATTGACGCCGGTATCGCCCGTTTCTGCGTAGACTGTATGACCTGCGCCCATTCCTGCCCTTATGAAAGTATGCCGCTGGGTGAAAAGCGCTGGGATCATGAGAGCCCGGAAGAAGAGAAACTGCAGAACTATATCCCCGGCTTCAAAGGCTGGAGGCTTTTCAACTTCCGCTGCCCGCGCTGCAAGAACTGCCACGGCGCCTGTGTCTTCAATGGCGGCAACGAAGCTATCATTCACGCAGTGGTCAGGGGCACCCAGGCCGTCACCCCCATCTTCAACGGCTTCTTCGCCGATATGGAAGAGGCGTTCGGTTACGGCACCCGCAACCCGGACAACTGGTGGACACACGACGTCCCCACCTTCCAGTTTGATCCAACTTACCTGTACTAA
- the tsaA gene encoding tRNA (N6-threonylcarbamoyladenosine(37)-N6)-methyltransferase TrmO codes for MDNELKMELKPIGLVNSPIREKPANGFNWREIVAEIVIRPELAEGLDGLADFSHIMVYWWMHQATDPAKMALKVYPRGRKELPPVGVFASRSPYRPNSIGRATVRLLERRDNILLVQGLDAIDGTPVLDIKPFIPGYDSPAEGASAPEWATRHQRQV; via the coding sequence ATGGATAACGAACTCAAAATGGAACTTAAACCGATAGGACTGGTTAACAGCCCTATCAGAGAGAAGCCGGCGAACGGCTTCAACTGGCGGGAAATCGTGGCGGAAATCGTCATCAGGCCTGAATTGGCCGAGGGTCTGGACGGGCTGGCCGACTTTTCTCATATCATGGTGTATTGGTGGATGCATCAGGCTACCGACCCGGCGAAAATGGCGCTCAAGGTTTACCCGCGGGGCCGCAAGGAACTGCCGCCGGTAGGCGTATTCGCTTCTCGCAGCCCTTACCGCCCTAACTCCATCGGGCGGGCAACAGTGCGGCTGTTGGAGCGGCGGGATAACATTCTGCTCGTTCAGGGGCTGGACGCCATTGACGGCACTCCGGTACTGGATATCAAACCCTTTATCCCCGGTTATGATTCGCCTGCGGAAGGAGCCAGCGCACCGGAATGGGCGACCCGTCACCAGCGGCAGGTTTAA
- a CDS encoding DUF4395 domain-containing protein: protein MKEIPVPYLRANQTGIVALVVLAVVTQSPLILTALLLIELAGLIFGLKANLFVQIAKPLLKNLIAGSPTEARELARFNNTLAVIFLSLAAILFTLGLTIAGFVVAGVLAVVVSFALGGRCLGCVLYYQYKLLKSSISVKTPSS from the coding sequence ATGAAAGAAATTCCCGTCCCCTATTTAAGAGCGAATCAGACCGGCATAGTGGCTTTGGTTGTTCTGGCTGTGGTGACCCAAAGCCCTTTGATCCTGACAGCATTACTGCTGATTGAACTCGCAGGGCTGATATTTGGACTCAAAGCTAACCTATTTGTCCAAATTGCCAAACCTCTGCTTAAAAACCTCATAGCCGGGTCCCCGACTGAAGCGCGCGAACTGGCTCGCTTCAACAACACCCTGGCGGTTATCTTTTTAAGCCTGGCGGCCATCCTCTTTACCCTGGGTTTGACGATTGCCGGTTTCGTGGTGGCCGGAGTGCTGGCCGTGGTCGTGTCCTTTGCCCTTGGCGGGCGCTGCCTCGGTTGCGTGCTGTACTATCAATATAAATTATTGAAATCCAGCATCTCGGTTAAAACTCCGTCCAGCTAA
- the thpR gene encoding RNA 2',3'-cyclic phosphodiesterase encodes MTAEDHLRVFIAVELPATIREELADLQNMLSPGLEPGIKWVAPDSIHLTLKFLGNVPVTRIPELQKVIEEATSRSRPFRLELAGLGAFPSRQRPEVIWCGLQGETYQLTQLQRQIENSLRPLEFPAETQPFSPHLTLARLRRDAGVNVRHQLAARLSENLPVSGSAFTVETVSLMQSRLTPTGPIYTRLAEFLLSDSNQGRS; translated from the coding sequence ATGACGGCGGAGGACCATCTTCGCGTATTCATCGCCGTTGAACTGCCGGCCACTATCCGCGAGGAATTAGCTGACCTCCAGAATATGCTGTCGCCGGGACTGGAACCGGGCATTAAATGGGTAGCACCCGACAGCATCCACCTGACGCTGAAATTTCTGGGTAATGTACCTGTAACACGAATTCCCGAACTGCAGAAAGTCATTGAGGAAGCGACCTCGCGCTCAAGGCCTTTCCGCCTTGAATTAGCCGGACTGGGCGCCTTCCCCAGCCGCCAAAGGCCGGAAGTTATCTGGTGCGGTCTGCAAGGTGAGACCTACCAATTGACTCAGCTTCAGCGACAGATTGAAAACAGTCTGCGGCCACTGGAATTCCCGGCAGAGACCCAGCCGTTTTCACCACACCTGACCCTGGCCCGCCTGCGCCGGGACGCCGGAGTTAATGTGCGTCACCAACTGGCCGCCCGGCTCTCAGAAAACCTGCCCGTCAGTGGTTCGGCTTTCACAGTGGAAACAGTAAGTTTAATGCAAAGCCGGTTGACGCCGACCGGCCCGATTTACACCCGGCTGGCTGAATTTTTATTAAGCGACAGCAACCAGGGGCGGTCCTAA
- a CDS encoding endonuclease III domain-containing protein, whose translation MGDPSPAAGLNHVYDTLFRCYGPQNWWPAETPFEMMAGAILTQSTAWSNVEKAVANLKKAGSLSPAAFRNLDVAELAALIRPSGYYNAKAKKLKALAEWLETLDDDPTALKSVAPNELRQELLGVHGIGPETADSILLYALEMPFFVIDAYTRRLFSRLGIAPCPDRYDDWQQLFTTALTPDPALYNEFHALIVNHAKTFCRVRPRCSECCLRIDCRDADKLINPLKV comes from the coding sequence ATGGGCGACCCGTCACCAGCGGCAGGTTTAAACCACGTTTACGATACGCTTTTCAGGTGTTACGGACCTCAGAACTGGTGGCCAGCCGAAACACCGTTTGAAATGATGGCCGGGGCTATCCTGACCCAATCCACCGCCTGGAGCAACGTGGAAAAAGCCGTCGCCAACCTCAAAAAAGCCGGATCATTGTCTCCAGCGGCATTCCGGAATTTGGATGTGGCCGAGCTGGCCGCTTTGATTCGCCCTTCAGGTTACTACAACGCCAAGGCTAAAAAGCTCAAGGCCCTGGCAGAATGGCTGGAAACTCTTGATGACGACCCGACGGCCTTAAAATCCGTCGCCCCCAATGAACTCCGACAAGAACTGCTGGGAGTGCATGGCATCGGCCCGGAAACCGCGGATTCCATTCTGTTGTACGCGCTGGAGATGCCGTTTTTTGTGATTGACGCTTATACCCGACGACTCTTTTCCCGCCTGGGTATCGCCCCATGCCCCGACCGCTATGATGACTGGCAGCAATTATTTACCACGGCCTTGACGCCTGACCCGGCACTTTACAATGAATTTCACGCGTTGATCGTCAACCATGCCAAGACTTTCTGCCGAGTCCGGCCGCGGTGCAGCGAATGTTGCCTGAGAATAGATTGCCGGGACGCCGATAAATTAATAAATCCATTGAAGGTGTGA
- a CDS encoding amidohydrolase family protein, with protein sequence MIIDVHTHVFSPEVTMRREEYAANDVCFAQLYGNAKAKLRTAEDLISEMEDSGVNKAVILNIGWGSHELCVRTNDYILEAASRYPDRLIPFVSVQPAAGQAALAELKRCAVAGARGLGELRPDVQGFDLNDRRLIKPLVKTLTDLGMVMTCHADEPVGHHYPGKGTLTPDVLFPFIEAHPGLRLILSHWGGGLPFYGLMPEVEKALTNVWFDSAASPFLYQPEIFERVSELVGADKILFGSDWPLLKQRRCLDELRATNLSTWSMRSISGGNAAGMLGLSE encoded by the coding sequence ATGATTATTGACGTTCATACCCACGTCTTTTCACCGGAAGTGACCATGCGGCGGGAAGAATACGCCGCTAATGATGTCTGTTTCGCGCAGCTGTACGGCAACGCCAAAGCCAAACTGCGTACGGCCGAAGACTTGATCTCCGAGATGGAGGACAGCGGCGTGAACAAAGCGGTCATCCTTAATATCGGCTGGGGCAGTCACGAACTTTGCGTCCGCACCAATGATTACATTCTTGAGGCGGCATCCCGATATCCCGACCGGTTGATCCCCTTTGTCTCCGTCCAGCCTGCGGCAGGGCAAGCGGCGCTGGCTGAACTCAAACGCTGTGCCGTAGCCGGCGCCCGGGGGCTTGGAGAGCTGAGACCGGATGTACAGGGCTTTGACCTGAACGACCGAAGATTGATCAAGCCGCTGGTTAAAACCTTAACCGACCTGGGTATGGTCATGACCTGCCACGCCGACGAACCGGTAGGACACCACTATCCGGGTAAAGGCACCCTCACCCCGGATGTTCTGTTTCCCTTCATTGAAGCCCATCCGGGCCTCCGGCTGATACTGTCGCACTGGGGCGGCGGCCTGCCTTTCTACGGTCTGATGCCGGAAGTGGAAAAAGCCCTGACCAACGTCTGGTTTGACTCCGCCGCTTCACCTTTTCTGTACCAGCCGGAGATATTTGAGCGGGTGAGTGAACTCGTCGGCGCAGATAAAATCCTCTTCGGCTCGGACTGGCCGCTCCTGAAACAGCGGCGATGCCTGGATGAACTGCGCGCCACCAACCTCTCAACCTGGTCTATGCGCAGTATCTCCGGCGGCAATGCAGCCGGCATGCTGGGGCTGTCTGAATGA
- a CDS encoding carbonic anhydrase, whose protein sequence is MTNIERLKAGFKVFREDYYSGHRHQFEDLKQGQRPRVMIISCSDSRVDPAILTNSGPGEIFTVRNVANLVPPYEETGGYHGVSAALEFAVCNLQVSNIIVLGHSQCGGIGALMADGVSGRDKFISNWMTIAEPARRQVNAELPSADIATRCRAAERAAVALSLDNLRTFPFVAERLLSGELTLHGWYFDLENGDLLEYQPETAMFQSIV, encoded by the coding sequence ATGACCAACATAGAGCGACTGAAAGCCGGTTTCAAGGTGTTCCGCGAGGATTACTACAGCGGCCACCGGCACCAGTTTGAAGATTTAAAACAGGGGCAGCGACCCCGGGTGATGATTATATCCTGCTCGGATTCCCGGGTTGACCCGGCCATTCTGACTAACAGCGGGCCGGGAGAGATATTTACCGTCCGCAACGTGGCTAATCTGGTGCCGCCGTATGAAGAAACCGGCGGTTATCATGGCGTCAGTGCCGCCCTGGAATTCGCCGTCTGTAATCTTCAGGTGTCTAATATTATTGTGCTGGGTCATTCGCAATGCGGCGGCATCGGCGCACTGATGGCTGATGGTGTTTCCGGCAGGGACAAGTTCATTTCCAACTGGATGACTATTGCTGAACCGGCTCGACGGCAGGTGAACGCCGAATTACCGTCAGCCGATATCGCAACTCGTTGCAGGGCGGCTGAGCGAGCCGCAGTCGCTCTTTCACTGGATAATCTGCGGACCTTCCCTTTTGTCGCCGAAAGGCTTTTAAGCGGTGAATTGACGCTTCACGGCTGGTACTTTGACCTGGAGAACGGCGACTTACTGGAGTATCAACCCGAAACAGCTATGTTTCAGAGTATCGTGTAA